In Helianthus annuus cultivar XRQ/B chromosome 3, HanXRQr2.0-SUNRISE, whole genome shotgun sequence, a single window of DNA contains:
- the LOC110932074 gene encoding uncharacterized protein LOC110932074: MGGGYPIPVESLGSTNYLNLPDSNPLTSNPPPVSTPPPVLTPPSVSTPPPLSNPEYDDPFGWTDEELNWAYDYTFAQLQFGGLQIEGCHRPVPNTPILPMHPPPSNPPYVENYSQTQELPTWAEGYETDPGAVYEPPLDEKMDMSDHFSVEEFSSLTNDRAWYNIIFVKVEFIWHDVDGKRLVVIPRQGVSINEVRNNDNIEGEMEEANTRSGRTTVAMRDYYCYKFQIRSTDNVLLFGGRLLQQFVVDVYIKIETSRLEFCERNQEKIRAELYQGIVDCVNTGEVHANRVGKRIVLPASFIGGPRDMRRRFLDAMTLVQDDGKPDVFLTMTCNPKWPEICDNLHVGQTATDRPDLVSRVFRAKLEDLKDQLFKKHVLGEVKSYVYVIEFQKRGLPHAHFLLIMYPQHKINNADHYDKVVCAEIPNKLTHPRLHEMVVKHMIHGPCGNLRSSSPCMQGDPKICRFHYPRQFNEQTTQGEDSYPLYRRRDTGIEVDLRGQTLDNRWVVPYNPRLLMMFNCHMNVEVCSSIKSVKYLFKYVYKGHDKQVIQVDQSEPGVVINEIKRFQDARYISPPEAMWRFFSFSLSQIFPAVLALQLHLPNNQMVRFRDDDLMPNIVDRERDKRTMLTAFFDQNRNDETARVHLYKDFPKHYTWNGSTRRWSRRFGKKQRGRIVSANPAEGERYYLRLLLSNVRGPTSFEHLCTVNGQRCATFRKAALELGLIEDDEYLSQCLEEASTFQFPNALRRLFATIMIFCQPGDVRKLWNDHFDSLSEDHRLHCQSIERVQNMVLTEISVLVQSMGKNFNEFDLPKITDDVNLQDAGYRELQEEYGIVLEPEHLSAKHSLNPDQKNVFDEIMMHVDNDLPGVFFIDGPGGTGKTFLYIALLAEIRSRGLIALATASSGAAANNMPGGRTAHSRFKIPLNLENNSMCNIKKQSGAAKLIRSAKIIIWDEASMAKRQAIEAVDRTFQDIIGVSLPFGGKIMVMGGDFRQVLPVIKRGTRAQIVDSSVRMSPLWSLTKKMRLTINMRALKDPWFSKFLLRVGDGTEEPIEGNYIRIPDDMTIQCNNKENAIKELIHAIFPSIEDNVYSSDYIISRAILSTKNDSVDEINNQMIEIFQGEEKVYYSFDEAEDDQRNFYPVEFLNSLNVSGLPPHKLHLKIGCPIILLRNIDPSHGLCNGTRLICKGFMRNVIDAEIAVGQHAGKRVFLPRIPLTLSEDDMFPFKLKRKQFPIRLSFSMTINKAQGQTIPNVDIYLPDSVFSHGQLYVALSRGISRQSTKVLVHLAKEFKQRGVYTSNVVYQEVLRD; this comes from the exons ATGGGCGGTGGTTATCCAATTCCCGTTGAATCACTAGGATCAACAAACTATTTAAACCTTCCTGATTCAAACCCTCTAACTTCAAACCCACCTCCGGTGTCAACCCCACCTCCGGTTTTAACCCCACCTTCGGTTTCAACCCCACCTCCATTGTCAAACCCTGAATATGATGATCCATTTGGTTGGACGGATGAAGAGTTGAATTGGGCGTATGACTATACCTTCGCTCAACTACAATTTGGTGGACTACAAATTGAGGGGTGCCATCGTCCGGTGCCAAACACTCCTATACTTCCTATGCATCCTCCACCTTCAAACCCCCCTTATGTGGAAAACTACAGTCAAACACAAGAACTACCGACCTGGGCTGAAGGGTACGAAACTGACCCTGGGGCGGTTTACGAACCACCATTGGATGAAAAAATG GATATGTCTGATCATTTTTCCGTTGAAGAATTTTCATCATTGACAAATGATAGAGCATGGTATAATATAATCTTTGTTAAGGTGGAGTTTATTTGGCATGACGTCGATGGAAAGAGATTAGTGGTTATACCACGTCAAGGAGTATCAATCAATGAGGTTCGCAACAATGACAACATCGAAGGAGAAATGGAAG AGGCTAACACACGAAGTGGTAGAACAACCGTGGCTATGCGAGATTACTACTGTTACAAGTTCCAGATTCGATCTACCGATAATGTGCTTTTGTTCGGTGGTAGGCTGCTACAGCAGTTTGTGGTTGATGTTTACATCAAAATTGAGACGTCACGCTTAGAATTTTGTGAGAGAAACCAGGAAAAAATTCGAGCCGAATTGTACCAAGGTATTGTGGATTGCGTCAATACTGGCGAGGTTCATGCAAACAGAGTCGGGAAAAGAATTGTGTTGCCTGCATCTTTCATCGGGGGGCCTCGCGACATGCGACGTCGGTTTCTAGATGCGATGACGTTAGTTCAAGACGACGGCAAGCCTGATGTATTCCTTACAATGACATGTAATCCTAAGTGGCCTGAGATATGTGATAACTTACATGTTGGTCAAACTGCTACAGATCGTCCAGACCTTGTTTCAAGAGTGTTCCGGGCTAAATTAGAAGATCTTAAGGATCAACTCTTCAAGAAACATGTCCTCGGGGAAGTTAAGTCATACGTCTATGTCATTGAATTTCAAAAGCGGGGTTTGCCGCACGCACATTTTCTCCTAATCATGTACCCGCAACACAAGATCAATAACGCGGACCATTATGATAAGGTTGTGTGTGCTGAAATTCCTAACAAACTAACACATCCCAGATTGCATGAGATGGTTGTCAAGCACATGATTCACGGTCCTTGCGGCAATTTACGATCAAGCAGTCCTTGTATGCAGGGTGATCCTAAAATTTGTCGTTTTCACTATCCTAGACAATTTAACGAACAGACGACACAAGGAGAAGATTCGTATCCGTTGTATCGAAGGAGAGACACCGGGATAGAAGTGGACCTACGAGGACAAACACTTGATAATAGATGGGTGGTCCCATATAACCCAAGGCTTTTGATGATGTTTAACTGCCACATGAATGTTGAAGTTTGCTCAAGTATAAAATCTGTGAAATATCTTTTCAAGTATGTTTATAAAGGACATGACAAACAGGTTATTCAAGTCGATCAAAGTGAGCCAGGGGTTGTTATTAATGAGATAAAAAGATTTCAAGATGCACGCTACATATCGCCCCCAGAGGCTATGTGGCGATTTTTTTCCTTCTctctttctcaaatctttcctGCTGTTCTAGCCTTACAACTTCATCTCCCAAATAATCAGATGGTTAGATTTAGAGATGATGACTTGATGCCTAATATTGTTGATAGGGAAAGGGATAAGAGAACCATGCTAACAGCATTTTTTGATCAGAATAGAAACGATGAAACAGCAAGGGTACATttgtataaagattttccaaaacACTATACTTGGAATGGAAGCACACGCCGTTGGAGTCGTCGTTTCGGTAAAAAACAAAGAGGTCGTATCGTTTCCGCTAATCCAGCCGAAGGAGAAAGGTACTACTTACGCCTACTTTTGTCAAATGTCAGAGGGCCTACTTCTTTCGAACATCTTTGCACAGTTAATGGTCAACGGTGTGCGACATTTCGGAAAGCAGCTCTTGAGTTAGGCTTAATAGAAGACGATGAATATCTATCACAATGTCTCGAAGAAGCCTCTACGTTTCAGTTTCCCAATGCTCTTAGAAGGTTATTTGCGACCATAATGATTTTTTGCCAACCTGGAGATGTTCGAAAGTTATGGAATGACCACTTTGATTCACTATCTGAAGATCATCGGTTACACTGTCAAAGTATAGAACGAGTTCAAAATATGGTTCTTACCGAAATAAGTGTCTTGGTACAATCCATGGGTAAAAATTTCAATGAATTcgaccttcctaagataactGACGATGTTAACTTACAAGATGCAGGTTATCGTGAGTTACAAGAAGAGTATGGGATTGTTTTGGAACCTGAACACTTGAGTGCCAAACATTCACTTAATCCGGAccaaaaaaatgtgtttgatgAGATCATGATGCATGTTGATAATGATCTTCCAGGCGTGTTCTTTATTGATGGTCCAGGTGGAACTGGAAAAACATTTTTGTACATTGCCTTGCTTGCTGAAATTCGGTCACGTGGTCTTATTGCTCTCGCAACAGCTTCATCAGGTGCAGCGGCTAATAATATGCCAGGAGGTAGAACGGCTCACTCGAGATTCAAGATTCCTCTTAATCTTGAAAATAATTCAATGTGCAATATTAAAAAACAGAGTGGGGCCGCTAAACTGATTCGCTCTGCCAAAATAATCATATGGGATGAAGCGTCGATGGCTAAACGACAAGCGATAGAGGCAGTCGATCGTACATTCCAAGACATTATAGGTGTTAGTCTCCCATTTGGTGGAAAGATAATGGTTATGGGAGGTGACTTCAGACAGGTGTTGCCGGTTATCAAACGTGGCACTCGAGCACAGATTGTAGACTCCAGCGTACGAATGTCACCTCTTTGGTCTTTGACTAAGAAGATGCGGTTGACCATAAATATGAGAGCGCTGAAAGATCCATGGTTTTCTAAATTTCTTTTAAGAGTCGGCGATGGAACTGAAGAACCAATCGAAGGAAACTATATCCGCATACCCGATGACATGACAATTCAGTGCAACAACAAAGAAAACGCTATAAAAGAATTGATCCATGCCATCTTTCCATCAATTGAAGATAATGTATATTCTTCAGATTATATAATCTCTAGAGCAATATTGTCCACTAAAAATGATAGTGTTGACGAGATTAATAATCAAATGATTGaaatttttcaaggggaggaaaAAGTTTATTACAGTTTTGATGAAGCTGAAGACGATCAGCGCAACTTCTATCCGGTCGAGTTCTTAAATTCGCTAAATGTTAGTGGATTGCCGCCTCATAAGCTTCATTTAAAAATTGGATGCCCAATAATATTGTTACGTAATATCGATCCATCACATGGCCTGTGTAATGGCACGCGGTTGATATGTAAGGGTTTCATGCGAAATGTTATTGATGCGGAAATTGCAGTTGGTCAACATGCCGGAAAAAGAGTTTTTTTGCCAAGAATCCCTCTAACCCTTTCTGAAGATGACATGTTCCCATTCAAGctgaaaagaaaacaatttccaATTCGACTTAGCTTTTCCATGACGATTAATAAAGCTCAAGGTCAAACAATTCCGAACGTTGATATTTATCTACCGGATTCTGTATTTTCACATGGACAACTTTATGTCGCGTTATCAAGAGGGATTTCAAGACAAAGTACGAAGGTGTTGGTACATCTCGCCAAAGAATTCAAACAACGCGGAGTTTACACATCAAATGTTGTCTACCAGGAAGTGTTGCGTGATTAA
- the LOC110929712 gene encoding grpE protein homolog 2, mitochondrial, with amino-acid sequence MLVGRTTSRIARTVVTRYRTSLILNGGLNNHLPISTFRNQFHSLSDSQNKVIAGQISSLYNSTCNLSAFQRFGFSSSASPESNEKESENGRTTTGSSNDEKESANSDDKGQGEEDLTMEDLIKLVTEKEELLKIKQEEIEKMKDKVLRTYADMENIMDRTKREAENSKKFAIQNFAKSLLDVADNLDRASSVVKESFAKIDTSKDTAGAVPLLKTLLEGVEMTEKQLAEVLKKFGVEKYDPTNEEFDPNRHNAVFQVPDDTKPPGTVAVVLKAGYMLHDRIIRPAEVGVTIKAD; translated from the exons ATGTTAGTCGGCAGGACCACCTCCCGGATTGCAAGGACCGTCGTTACTCGGTACCGAACCTCTTTAATCCTCAATGGCGGACTTAACAATCATCTCCCAATTTCAACCTTTAGAAATCAATTTCACTCGCTTTCTGATTCACAAAACAAG GTGATAGCAGGTCAAATATCATCATTGTATAATTCTACTTGCAATCTGTCGGCTTTTCAAAGGTTCGGGTTCTCGTCATCTGCATCTCCAGAATCCAATGAGAAGGAAAGTGAAAATGGAAGAACAACTACAGGCAGCTCAAATGATGAAAAAGAAAGTGCAAATTCTGATGACAAAGGACAAG GTGAGGAAGACTTGACAATGGAGGATCTGATTAAACTTGTAACTGAGAAGGAGGAACTTTTGAAGATAAAACAAGAAGAAATTGAGAAAATGAAAGATAAAGTTCTTCGAACATATGCGGATATGGAAAACATCATGGACAGGACCAAAAGAGAGGCGGAGAACTCAAAGAAATTTGCAATTCAG AACTTTGCAAAGAGTTTGCTGGATGTTGCAGATAACCTGGATAGGGCTTCTTCGGTTGTAAAAGAGAGTTtcgcaaagattgatacatctaAGGACACTGCTGGAGCTGTTCCACTTCTGAAAACACTTCTAGAAGGTGTTGAAATGACTGAAAAACAGCTGGCAGAG GTTTTGAAGAAATTTGGCGTGGAGAAGTATGATCCAACAAATGAGGAATTTGATCCAAATAGGCATAATGCAGTTTTTCAAGTACCAGATGATACAAAGCCTCCTGGTACAGTTGCAGTTGTGCTCAAG GCGGGATACATGCTGCATGATCGAATCATACGACCTGCCGAAGTTGGTGTGACCATAAAGGCAGATTAA
- the LOC110929713 gene encoding probable DNA-directed RNA polymerase I subunit RPA43, with product MEGIGSRTGRPSSRYGSAPVFTGPVRRWQKQWVNVSSSSSSITYNHNNSSNSNGSNNSNVSAIRIRRWTPVPSGRDSESVAEERPKRKIRYAPIVVLDGKRKEAEKGDVDVKEASKPKKSPDQDTLESDDNEKKSFDYSLAEKPQASQKNVEASKDLNNQPMDSDAGGDDDEDLDLGGDNKVADWVKAAQRGFAS from the exons ATGGAAGGAATCGGTTCGCGTACTGGCCGTCCATCTTCCCGCTACGGCTCGGCACCGGTCTTCACCGGACCGGTCAGAAGATGGCAGAAGCAGTGGGTCAATgtctcatcttcatcttcttctatcACATACAACCATAACAACAGTTCTAACTCTAATGGCTCCAACAACAGCAACGTTTCTGCTATTCGTATTCGCCGCTGGACTCCGGTTCCGTCCGGTCGTGACTCGGAGTCTGTTGCGGAAGAGAGGCCGAAGCGGAAGATACGTTATGCACCG ATTGTCGTGCTAGACGGTAAGCGAAAGGAAGCTGAGAAGGGTGATGTTGATGTTAAAGAAGCAAGCAAGCCAAAGAAATCTCCTGATCAAGATACTTTAGAAAGTGATGATAATGAAAAAAAGAGCTTTGATTATTCTCTTGCAGAAAAACctcag GCATCACAGAAGAATGTAGAAGCATCCAAAGACTTGAATAACCAGCCAATGGATTCAGATGCAGGTGGTGATGACGATGAAGACCTTGATTTAGGTGGTGACAACAAGGTGGCTGATTGGGTGAAAGCCGCACAGAGGGGCTTTGCGTCTTGA